DNA from Gracilinanus agilis isolate LMUSP501 chromosome 3, AgileGrace, whole genome shotgun sequence:
TCTATCTAATCAGCACAATGTCTGCCTGAAATGAACACCTGAAGATCATTGggaatctcattaaaaaaaattgtaccaactaaaaagcttttgtacaaacaaaaacaatgtagtcaaaatcaggagggaaacaacaaattgggaaaaaatctttataacgaaaaactctgacaggggtctaatcactcaaatatacaaggagttaaagcaattgtataaaacatcaagccattccccaattgataaatgggcaagagacatgaataggcaattttcaggtaaagaaatcaaaagtatcaataagcacatgagaaagtgttccaaatctctaataattagagaaatgcaaatcaaaacaactctgaggtaccacctcacacctagcagattggctaaaatgaaagaaggggagagtaatgaatgctggaggggatgtggcaaaattgggacattaatgcattgctggtggagttgtgaactgatccagccattctggctggcaatttggaatcatgctcaaagggctataaaagaatgcctgccctttgacccagccataccattgttgggtttgtaccccaaagagatcatagataaacagacatgtacaaaaatattcatagctgcgctttttgtggtggcaacaaactggaaaaggaggggatgtccttcaattggggaatggctgaacaaactgtggtatatgcgggtgatggaatactattgtgctaaaaggaataataaactggaggagttccaggcgaactggagagacctccaggaactgatgcagagtgaaaggagcagagccagaagaacattgtacacagagactgatatactgtggtaaaattgaatgcaatggacctctgtaccagcagcaatgcaatgacccaggacaattctgagggatttatggtaaagatgctacccacattcagaggaaggactgcaggagaggaaacatataagaaaagcaactgcttgaacgcatgggtcggggcggacatgattgagggtgtggactcgaaactaccacaccaatgcaaccaccaacaatttggaaattggtcttgatcaaggacacacgacaaaaccagtggaaatgtgccatgggtggggggagtgcgggggatgaaggggaaagtaggagcatgaaacatgtaaccatgttaaaaatgattattaataaatgttaaaaaaaattatacctcCCTTTTGCACCAAGTGGCTCAGTTATGTGCAGGAGATCTCTGTATGGAGAAGAGTTCTATTATATGATATAATGCATCACAGTTATCTGTTTGTAGctgctttctcctcctcctcctcctcctcctccactagAATTTAAGTTCTAGTGACAGGGACTGTGTTTTGTTTAAACTTAATATCTTCCTCAGAGTCTAACAAGGTTCTACACACAATTTCCCTCATTTAAACCTTCTGCTCATACGGGCTCACTTGCTATTCTTGGTATTTacctttcttttcccatctctgtTCCTTTGCACATACTGTGCTGCCGTTCGTGCCTAGTGTGCCTTCCTTATCAGGTCTGCCTCTTagaagccttagtttccttcaaggttcagcttgAACATCACATAGAACTAAATCATTTCAGGGGGAAGGAGGCACTCGCACCTGGGGAAATCAGAAAggctttacacacacacacacacacacacacacacacacacacacacacacatatatattaaggCTATATAAATATAGCCATTCTGATTTCCCCAGCTGCGAGTGCTTCCTTCCCCCTGAAATGATTTACTTCTATAAGGCACACCTCATTTCCAGTGATAGAAAGAGAATCTCCTTAAgacagagattgtttcatttttgtcttggcaTTCCCACGGCCTGGCACAGAAGAGCCATCGATTTGATAGcactctaaagtttgcaaagtgctttacacatatttcattattaagcacatattataaCCTGAATGATGGCAGGATCGACAGCGAGCACTCTATAATTGAGTCCAGGGCTCTAGTTACAGTTTTGCTATTATCTCTGGGTCTTTGGGTTGGGGTAGAatattctttgccttttcttctttatgaGGATGCTCGTTGTACTGTTTGAAGAGGAGACACCCTGAGCCACTAGAGGCCCCTATTTCTAAGCTTCTTTTAGGAAGCTGCCCAACCACCCACAGGGatgtctctcttcttttctttgcatTGGCTGGTTTACTTTGCATCAAACAGGATTTgggagctggaatggaccttagaacATTGAATGGCAGAGCTCATGAAGGTCTTGTAGTTTTTCATTCATCTATCCAATCAGGATAATGTCATCCTTACCTGAAGATCACTAGGggatctcacttttttttttttaactttgtaccTTTCTCTTGCACTAAGTGTCTCACATTTAATGCCTCAATTCATGTTGGTACTCAGTAGAACCCTGAATgccagaactgggagggacccttagaacactgaatgttaaagctgaaaaagaccttagaatATTGAATGTCAAGAGAACCTTAGAACTGTCAGAGCTGAGAAACATTCAATGTCAGAGATAAAGAGAACCTTAGAACtttgaatgtcagagctgagaaagACCTTAGAAGACGGAATGTCCGAGTTGAGAAAGACCTTAGAACATTCGATGTCAGAAAGAGAACCTTAGAACTCTGAATGTCAGAgcagagagaccttagaacactgAATGTCAGAGATAAAGAGAACCTTAGAACtctgaatgtcagagctgagaaagACCTTAGAACACTGAATGTCAGAGCTAAAGAGAACCTTAGTACTCTGCCAAAGCTGAGAAAGACTTTAGAACATTGAATGTCAGAACTAGAGGGAACCTAAAAACattgaatgtcagagctaggagaaaCCTTGGAGTGATGTTGAAATGTAGCATAGTATAGTAAAAAAAACCTGCTCAGGTCAgaggattttggtttccaatttgacCTGTGAAACTTCAAGCACttactctctctgggcctcagattttcatctataaatgaaaaGGGGTTGAActgaatgatctctaaagtcccttctatctctaaatctctcattctataatattaatatatttacaatttttcattttaataacaaatttccacataaattttccaaagttataggattcaaagtgtctccctccttccctccccaaccctggagctgacaagcaattcaatctggattatacatgcattatcacacaaaacatatttccatctataatattaatatagaaaGGGAAGGCTGAGAGGGATATTAAcgtcttctcattttatagattagaagaTTATGAAGTCTCGTGTAACTTTTCAAATACTCGGCCTCAAGTGGAAATAAATATCGGTTTTCCTAGAACCTGGAATGAAGGACTGGTGGGACTAGTTAACAAGCCTGAGCTCCATTGAAGCTTGTTTCCTTCCAAGTCCCTTAGCTATTTATACTCATTCATGAAGTGGGTTCTAGTGGCCTCTGCCTTTAAAAAGGAAGTGACAGAAGGGAAACAATCGATATGGGAGTAAAGCAACTTTAGgctctttttcttcttgtctgTGATAAGCTTTCCCTCTCCAAAGACTTTGTGGCATGTAGTATGTTCTAGCCAGGCCATCAAATAACTTTTTTGTTTCCATCCAAGTCCTTAAACTATTTATACTCATTCATGAAATGGATTCTAGTGGCCTCCACTTATCAAAAGAAAGTgatagtggggcagctgggtagctcagtggattgagagacaggcctagagacgggaggtcctgggttcaaatccggcctcagacacttcccagctgtgaccctgggcaagtcacttgacccccattgcctacccttaccaatcttacacctataagtcaatacacagaagttaagggtttaaaattaaaaaaaaaaagtgagagaatgaaaaacaaacaaaaaacaaaaacaaaaaaatgtgcatatcttccatcttagaatcaataataggtattagttccaagatcCTAGAGCACTAAGgggtaggcatttggggttaagtgacttgcccagggtcatacagctagaaagtatctgaggccatatttgaaccccggacctcccgtctctatgcctggTATTTTCTACAGAGCCacctagtaattttttttttaacccttaccttctgccttagaatcaatactgtgtattggttccaaggcaaaagggccaggcattggggattaagtgacttgtccagagtcatacatatttgaacccaggacctcctatctccatgccttgtgttctagccactgagccacctagtaatactttttttttttaaacccttaccttgtgccTTGGAATATTAAGACActgaatcaataataataacaacaataataataatagtaataataataattgattagttttttaaaacccttaccttatgcctCAGAATCTTAGACACTGaatcaataattaatatttagtttttttaaacccttatcttctgccttagaatcttaGACACTGaatcaataagaaataatatttatagtttttttttaaaccattaccttctgtagagtggtaagagttagggaatgggggttaagtgacttgtccagggtcacacaactaggatgtgtatgaggccaaatttaaacccagaaccttctagctctaggcctggctctccatccgctgagtcacccagctgcccccttcctcccAGTAACTCCTAAATGCAGAAGCACAGTGCAatttagtggaaaaaaaaaaaaagtgaagataaCAGCTCTGCAGACTGGGGCTTTGATGCCAGGTCTATTTGACCATAATACAAATTACCTCCCTAGGCCTAGTTCTCCGGATGAAGAGGCTGGGCAGGATTATCTCCAAGAACTCTTCTGGTTCTTATCATTGAATGGGGCTTGTTCTGATGACTTCTGGGAAAGGCTATTGGGGTTTAAAAGGCCTTTTGCCTAACAATATGAGTCCAGCCCAAGGGGCGGCCAAGGCCAGATTTCTTAGGCCAGTATTTTTTGTCCTATCCCATCAACCCCCTGGGGGAGGGAGCTTCTCTAGGAGTCATTCTTTTACCTTTGTTAAGCCCTCTTAGCCCCTTTTACTAAGAGCCGTTTGggaagatatttttttctggctgggggaggagaagggaagagaacagaGGCACACgcttccaagttttaaaaaacaacaacagcttTATTATGCAAAAAagttttaacttttataaaaagtTTATAAAGTACAATGCTTGTCTACAGAAAGTCACCTTCCTGCACAAAGGTACATATGCTATACATACTCTATTATAGAGTTCATAATCACAGTGAGGTCTGGAGGAGGGGGTGGGAACAAGCAGATCTCTTTCCTGAAGGGTCTCCCCCCCCCTCCAGGGACACCACAATCTAAGGTCTCCAGCTGCCTCAACAAAATGGgttaggggtgggggtggggaagagaaacaaaaaaaaaagtctcttcaacaaaacaaaacaagacaaaaaaaccCTGTTGAACAAACCAATTCTTTTACACTTGGGGGAAACGGAGAGGAAAattgccttctctttcttctacagAGGCCCCACCGCTTAGTTCTCGTCGCTCCCGGGCAGAAGGGGCTCCGCGGAGAGTTCCTTTCGCTCTTAAACCAGGCGAGGTGGAGACAGTGGTAAAAACAGATGCTGGAGCCAGTGTGGACCCGGCCATTCCTGGGGCTCTGGTCAAAGCCTGATCCTCGGGTCCCAGCGGGATCACAACACCTGCATACAgaactgggagggggaagggggagggagacataCAGGGACGGGTCAGTTTCCTCCCAGATCACAGGCAGGGGCAGGTCTGCAGACTGGTCGGCGCCAGGGAGGAAACTTTGTTCCCTCCAGCTGATAAGAAATCTGTGCCTAGAGTATTCcgctcccccctccccatctccatttgCTGACTGCAAATCTAAAGCTCCAGCAGAAGCCTGACCTCGGGATGTGGCCccggggcgggggtggggggtgggaattGGGGCTGGGGGCAACTAGAAACTGGGAAATTTTAGCTGCTTCTGTCCCTCaatttttctaatacatttctAGGAGTTCAGAGTAGAGGCACTGCCCAAACCCGAAGCCAAGTTttaggagaagggaggggatgcTCACCTAGGGGTGACCGGGGTCAGTGGCAGAGACTCCTCTCATCTTTAGAGTACAGTTCAGACGTCAGATCGGCTGTCTGGATGAAAGAGAGAGTAAAGTTGAGCTTAGCCTCTCTGCTAGCCCGCCGAGTGGGGTCTTTCTCCCCGAGTCAAATTCCACCAGAGAAAGTCAGCTATCGCCGGGTTTCTGCTCTGAGGTCCAGAGGTTACTTCCCTCCCCTCTCACTTCACTACACATCACGCGCCCAAATTAGGGTCTTCGCCGCACCCCGAGAGCGTACATACCATTCCAGGTTCCAGCCCCCCACTCCCCCCAGAATAAAACCCAACCTAACTTATCCCCCAACTCCCCCTCACCATCAACGGGTCCCTCAAactcatccccaccccccactccctaCCCCCGCCTCGCTATTGCGGGTCCCTCCTTGCTCTCCGTGGGTAGGGTGAGGGAGCCAAGTCTCTGACACCGCCTGTGCCATatccctctctgggtttcagtcctcatcctcctttcctccccagcTCTGGCTCTCAAACCTTAGGCTTCTCCGAAGCGGATCAGCCTCCACCCTTTCCCGTCCGGTGCCGTCCCCGACCCGCACCCACCTGGATGCCGAGATGCGGCCCGTCGGGGGCCCCCGGGGCGGGCTCGGCCAACACCACCTGCAGGTCCAGGATGTAGTCGATGACACGCTGCAGGATCTCCACCTGGCTGAGCTCCGTGCCCCGCGGGACGCCCGGCACCAGCTCCCGCAGGCGCGAATAGCAGTCATTCATATCATAGAGCAGGCTCAGAGGCTCCTCAGCTGCGGGGCTCTTCCCACGGCCACGCGCGATGGCGAGGCTGCGTTCTGATAGACAGCACACTGCTTCGTAGCAGCCGCGGGCCGGGCTCAGCGCCTTCATGCTTGCGGGacttggagttaaaaaaaaaaaaaaacagcgaAGAAGAAACCGTAGATATTTTGTGTCAGAAGACAAACCCACGCTGCGCTCCCGCCTGCAGCTGCTTGTTCTTAAAGGGCGCCTGGATCTTAGTCACGCCCACCGCGCAAGTCACGCCCCGTACCCGCCCGCTATACGCTCTTATTAGGAAATCCTTCTCTTTGCTCCACCCATTTATGCAAATAGAACCCCGCCCCAGGCTCGGGCTCAGTCTAGGCGAATTGTAGGGGAAAAGTTGGATGGAGCCTTTACAAGCTGTTTAATTGCAAAACAGGTTTGCTCGGCTTGGCCTGACACCGAATGCGGTGTAGTGGCGGATTCCGAGAATGAGGGGGGCGGGCCCCTGGGTCTTTAAAAACTCAATTACAATAATTTACATGGAAAATGTCCCTTTCTCTAGGTTCCTTCCCAGGCCACTGTAGAAACTGCTGGGACCGAGAGGCTGCTTCCCCCCACCCAGCCCCCACCCTCAACCTTGGTTCGGACGGAGGCCCGTCGGAGGTCATAAATTCCCAAACAGCGAggaggaaacttttttttaaaaaaaggcaaaagattttcAAGGGAATCTTGTAAGGAATTAGTGCCGCCTTGTTCCTCAATTTGTTGTTCATCTGACCTCCAGACTTTCTGGCGTCAGGAATTATCTTGTgaccagagggaaaaaaaatgaatggcgGTGAGCTGAGGTTACAATGGAGAAAACAGACTTAATTTGGCCACTGAGAGGGAAAGGGACGTGGAGTGGGGGGGGgactgtttgaaaaaaaagggGTTCGGTTTTTGTGGCGGgctaaaaaacacacaaaaaacctCCAAGAGATGGGGACTTGGAGACTCCCCTAAGGAAAAGAGAGAGCGCCAAGGGAAGGAAAACTCGAGCCTCAGAAGTCtagtccaactttttttttttttgagaaaaggaaactgaggcccaaagatgaAGTGATCGCCCAGAGTCCAATAGGTAGTAAAGTGACTGAACCGAGATCTGAATCCGAATCCTTTGACCTTAAATCCTCACTGTCTTTTGCTGGACTCGAGTCAAGAGACTTAGGTTCTAGTTCTGCCTTGTCCCAATTTAGGCATGTCATTTTCCCTGgcagggtctcagtttctctaacAACAAAAAACGtccatttaatagatatttgctgCATGTCTACAGTGTACAGAAGCACTGGAAGGGTGATGTTCTTTGCACAATTCCCCCCTATCCCCACCTGGGGTTCAGTATACTGTATCATCAATCTGGAGGGAAAACAAGTTTGGAAACTCCCTCCCCCAAGTAGAACGACTACATCTCTGTtacttagtcttagagagttgcatAGGAACAGTGAAATGCTAAATGATTTATCCAGTCACACAGATTAGTATTTGTCAGAGGCGAGGGAatcacagatcttcctgacatcgCACCTCCAGACCAAGCTGCTTCTCTATAACAGAGGGGCtcaaataaatgcttcttgaactGAGTCCAAAGTTCCCTGTCTTGGAGAGAACAAAGCGCAAAATGATAGCTACAACGCACAAGATTACAATATAAAAACATTAGTCAGGTACCAGCAGCATTCTGTGCAAGGATGGAAAAGGGACAGCCAACATTTGGGAAGGAAGAGATAACATTTCAATTGGGCTTGGAAAGATGGGTGGCAATTCAACAAGTGAAGAACATTACTTTGTATATAACCTTTGTATTCATGTATCTGTATATACCTGTCATCTCCTCCACCTCCCTAAGAAAAGCAGCTCCCCAAGGAGCCAGCTGTTGTGGGGTTTTTATCTTTACACAGTAGGTACTTCATTTATAGTTATTAAATTTAATGGAATAGAATGGAATTAAGTGAGGACATTCTAGACATAGGGAACATTCTTCCTTCTGGAGATTAGACTAATTGatagcctcagctttctcatgtgtaaaatgaagggactagatagcctctgaacTAAGATCCAGGTTCCAAGGGGCAGAAGCAGGCAAAACCTGGAGCCAGATCAGATACCGGTTACTTGTGAGCCCTAAACCCCAAAATAGACCCAGTCCTATAATACAAACTTCTCTAGAAATCTGGTGATAGATATGTGTCTCTTTTCAACACTGTTCTCCTTACCATCTCTCTAGAGATTCATAATGCAAAAATTTATTAGCCATTAGATTACCTTATCCTTCTATTCCATGTTTTAAAGGCTGAGCCCTTCATTATTTTTGCCTGTAAGAGAAACATGGTTCCAGACTTTGGAGAAACTCAGAAGGTCAGAGTTAAGCCTCATTTGGTGACAAAACCATTGcattatttttttatgattatttttaccaattacacgtaataacaaatttccacataagttttctgaagttatatgatccaaattgtcttcctcccttcttctcttctcccctcccagagctggcaagcaattcagtctgggttatacatgtattatca
Protein-coding regions in this window:
- the ID3 gene encoding DNA-binding protein inhibitor ID-3 translates to MKALSPARGCYEAVCCLSERSLAIARGRGKSPAAEEPLSLLYDMNDCYSRLRELVPGVPRGTELSQVEILQRVIDYILDLQVVLAEPAPGAPDGPHLGIQTADLTSELYSKDERSLCH